In Chaetodon trifascialis isolate fChaTrf1 chromosome 6, fChaTrf1.hap1, whole genome shotgun sequence, one DNA window encodes the following:
- the ccnh gene encoding cyclin-H yields MFHNSSQRKYWIFKSEDEIEHMRYKANQKFRNKILESGKPGVSESVFLERREEDVLFRHYEKRMLDFCNAFKPAMPKSVVGTAIMYFRRFYVNNSIMEYHPRIIMLTCAYLSCKVDEFNVSSTQFVGNLLQESPAGQERVLEQILEYELLLIQQLNFHLVVHTPYRPMEGLLIDLKTRYPALENPESLRKSADDFLTQAAMTDAGLLFPPSQIALTAILNSASRAGLSMESYLTECLGLKGDKETLSKMYDSMRRMKTLLKKYELPKAEEVNAYKQKLERIHAEFATSSTKRKRGYEEDGHVAKEPRLAEEEWTDEDLI; encoded by the exons ATGTTTCACAACAGCTCGCAGAGAAAATACTGGATTTTTAAAAGCGAAGACGAAATCGAGCATATGAGATACAAGGCTAACCAGAAGTTCCGGAACAAGATACTGGAAAGTGGGAAG CCTGGAGTGTCTGAGTCCGTGTTCCTGGAGCGCCGCGAGGAAGACGTTTTGTTCAGACACTACGAGAAGAGGATGCTGGACTTCTGCAACGCTTTCAAGCCTGCGATGCCCAAGTCTGTTGTG gGGACAGCCATCATGTACTTCAGAAGATTCTACGTGAACAACTCCATCATGGAGTACCATCCTCGGATTATCAT GCTGACGTGTGCATACCTGTCCTGCAAAGTGGATGAGTTCAACGTGTCCAGCACCCAGTTTGTGGGCAACCTTCTGCAGGAGAGCCCGGCAGGGCAGGAGAGAGTCCTGGAGCAGATCCTGGAGTATGAGCTGCTGCTCATCCAGCAACTCAACTTTCACCTGGTGGTCCACACCCCATACAGACCCATGGAGGGCCTGCTCATCGACCTCAAG ACACGATACCCCGCGCTGGAGAACCCAGAGTCGCTGAGGAAGAGCGCTGACGACTTTCTGACACAGGCAGCCATGACGGACGCTGGACTGCTGTTCCCTCCCTCTCAGATCGCTCTGACGGCCATTCTGAACAGCGCCTCGAGAGCCGGTCTCAGCATGGAGAG CTACCTGACTGAATGTCTGGGACTGAAAGGGGACAAAGAGACTCTCTCAAAGATGTACGACTCAATGAGAC GGATGAAAACCCTCCTCAAGAAGTACGAGCTTCCCAAAGCGGAGGAGGTGAATGCCTACAAACAGAAGTTGGAGAGGATTCACGCTGAATTCGCCACTTCAAGCAC